A genomic segment from Pelobates fuscus isolate aPelFus1 chromosome 7, aPelFus1.pri, whole genome shotgun sequence encodes:
- the LOC134569314 gene encoding oocyte zinc finger protein XlCOF7.1-like: MKKSFDKRTKDSNSEKSRDLSESDITAKEIVNRETKPFSCSECGKCFVSKCSLVLHQRTHTGEKPFSCSECGKCFASKFSLAVHQRTHTGEQPFSCPECGKCFSQQGNLWKHQRSHTGEKPFSCSECEKCFASKYCLVVHQRTHTGEQPFSCPECGKCFKQHSSLSKHQRSHTGKKPHSCPECGKCFSTRSGVVQHQISHTGEKPFSCSECGKCFARKFNFVEHQRTHTGENQFSCSECGKCFSQHRNLVVHQRTHTGEKPYPCPDCGKCYSTSSNLVVHQRIHTRENQFSCSECGKRFIQHRHLVVHQRTHTGEKPFSCSECGKCYSQPSSLAVHQRTHTGEKPFACSECGKCFSHSSQLVVHQRTHTGEKPFSCSECGKCFVSKSYFVGHIRTHIEEKPFSCPECGRCFSMSSSLVVHQRTSKKCVVSKSEIVKH, translated from the coding sequence ATGAAGAAATCTTTTGATAAAAGGACAAAGGATTCCAACTCTGAAAAATCAAGGGATCTCTCTGAATCCGATATAACTGCAAAGGAGATCGTAAACAGAGAAACAAAACCTttctcctgttctgaatgtgggaaatgttttgtcaGTAAATGTAGTCTTGTTTTACATCAGAGAAcccacacaggagaaaaacctttctcctgttctgaatgtgggaaatgttttgccagTAAATTTAGTCTTGCTGTACATCAGAGAACCCACACAGGAGAGCAACCTTTCTCATgtcctgaatgtgggaaatgttttagccagCAGGGAAATCTTTGGAAACATCAGAGatctcacacaggagaaaaacctttCTCCTGCTCTGAATGTGAGAAATGTTTTGCCAGTAAATATTGTCTTGTTGTACATCAGAGAACCCACACAGGAGAGCAACCTTTCTCATgtcctgaatgtgggaaatgttttaagcAGCACTCAAGTCTTTCGAAACATCAGAGATCTCACACAGGAAAAAAACCTCACTCGTgtcctgaatgtgggaaatgttttagcacACGCTCAGGTGTGGTTCAACATCAGATAAGTCACAccggagagaaacctttctcatgttctgaatgtgggaaatgttttgcccGTAAATTTAATTTTGTagaacatcagagaactcacacaggagaaaaccaattctcctgttctgaatgtgggaaatgttttagccagCACAGAAATCTTGTTgtgcatcagagaactcacaccggAGAGAAACCTTATCCATGTCCTGATTGTGGGAAATGTTATAGCACTTCCTCAAATCTTGTTGTGCATCAGAGAATTCACACAAGAGAAAACCAAttctcctgttctgaatgtgggaaacgtTTTATCCAGCACAGACATCTTGTTGTACATCAGAGAACtcatacaggagagaaacctttctcatgttcggaatgtggaaaatgttataGCCAGCCCTCAAGTCTTGCTGTACATCAGAGAacccacacaggagagaaacctttcgcatgttctgaatgtggaaaatgcttTAGCCATTCCTCACAGCTTGTTGTACATCAGAGAacccacacaggagagaaacctttctcatgttctgaatgtgggaaatgttttgttaGTAAATCATATTTTGTTGGACATATCAGAACACACATAGAAGAGAAACCTTTCTCGTGTCCTGAATGTGGGAGATGTTTTAGCATGTCCTCAAGTCTGGTTGTGCATCAGAGAACATCAAAGAAATGTGTTGTCAGTAAATCAGAGATTGTTAAACATTag